AATTAATCTGGCAAAGCATTTACAGCATGATgatttttcaacccaaacatttaaaagtctcTCAAAAGAGTAAATTGAGACCAACTGATCCAGCTTTAAGTCAGATTGGAGCTTATTCCAGGAAAATGGTGCAGAATAACTGAATGCCTTTTTACCTTGTTCTGAGTTTACTCTTGGAACAGTCAACATGATAAAGTCTTCAGATCTCAAGTTATAGCGATCGGTTTCGCTGGGCAAAATATAATCACatatagtcaaacctgtcttagcggcagccacctgtatagagcggccacctgcctatagcggccactgaaaaatcccctgcaaaaaatttacgtgttatacaccctgtgtatagcggtcacctgtctaacacggccagcggccacacattttgtctcccttggtcaatatctgaccgcatatagcggccaaaatgccgactcaagcagaagcttcatgcacgaaaaagttttgttttttaagcaatgaagccgtagtgtgtagactttaattactgagtcctcgttcgacataaaaaagccgtcttcttactttgcaatgccgccctgaaaagattcaatgacggccaaaacggtaatcttcctactttgcaatgccgtgaatagattctaaaatagacaaaacacctgaataaaacatctaaaatatcacttaattgccgactaattagagattagaagcccattcaataagaaaggagcgatggtattgttagtttacgacaatctttgcacctcctccgcactcaattgttcacgcacacacccattcatgactgcttcacgcgtatcctgtacatatatccttgggttcgttcactaaaatttttatttcttgcttttaaaatcatgttttaaaaaaaatcaaaagatggaaatttgtgacgttctgcaggacaggagcgagcatcccctgtcctgcgctcttatttggcgggctgtgccttctccggggaggaagaggcagccgcttcatgcctggtggccgcgcagctgcggtcaattaacatttgtggcggataaaaggccagcgccatcgaacgtgcggcgctggttcattgttgttattgatattactagtttcctcactggagctgttacctagatttacctacctgtttatgtgtcaacagagcgttttcccctatgtctcctggttttgctccagtctttttgtgaatacatgttaatatgtgtgtgcacaaattcaaaatggtcaccaacctgtctatagcggccacttttgccgtttccagtggccgctatagacaggtttgactgtatatacctaggcagcagtCCGAGCGTAGCTTTATATACAAAGAGGTGCCAATGTTTTAGCCTGCGTAAAGACAAGGAAGACCAGCCGACATTATCATAAAGAACACAATGATATGTGAAGGATTTTAGGTTTGTAATGAACCTCAAAGCACCGTGGTAAACAGTATCCAGGGCATGTAAGGCCTCAGCTGGCGCATGCATGTATAAAATGTCACCATAATCCAACATTGATAAGAATGCTGCAGACACCAACCTCTTTTTTGGCAGAAAAAGAAAGGCATGATTTTATCCTGAAAAGAAAACCCAattttactttaattttttttgccagCTGCTGAATATGAGGGGCAAAAGAAATTGCTTCATCAAGCAAAAATCCAAGGTACTTATAGGTTGACACACGTTGAATAGGAGAACCTTCTAGTGTTATAATatttggcagatttttttatttttatttatttttttatttatttttagatttccAAGCATTTGTAAACATTACTTTAGTCTTCTCTGCATTTAAGACAAGTTTTAAGTCAACAAGGCATTTCTGAAGCAAATTAAAAGCTTTCTGCAAGTTAAAAATAGCCTGAGTAGGTGTAGTTCCTGCACAGTATAAGACCCTGTCATCagcatagaaatgaaactttgcacCTAACACAGTTTCATCAACATCATTAATACAGTTTCATCAACatcattaatatacagtataaaataaacaaaagtggTCCCAAAACAGAACCTTGCGGTACACCTTGAGACACTTTCAATAGACCTGATGTATACCCCTCAACCTGTACACGCTGGTATCGATCAGAAAGATAATTGCCAAACcatttgacacttttttctgACAGGCCAACACTAATCAATCGTTGTTTTAAAATAAGATGATCCACAGTATCAAATGCTTTTGAAAAGTCAACAAAAAGAGCTgcacagtgttgtttttggtcttTATATTCAATAAAGTCATTCATAACTTGAAGAGGAGCAGAAGTTGTACTGTGGCGCCACCGAAAACCAGACTGAACATCACAAAGAATACTATGATTGGCCAAGAAATCGTTCAATTGATCACTTACAAATGATTCCAACAGCTTAGCCAATGCACACAATTTGGAAATAGGCCTATTTAATGTACTTGCATCACCTCCCTTAAGTAGCCGGTGTACATAAGCAGTTTTCCAAATACTCCGGAATTCACAAGTGAACAAGCAaagattaaaaatatatgtCAATGGCTTGGAAATAATGTTTGCAGCAAGTTTCAAATAGTAAGGCTCAATTTTGTCGGGACCTGCTGATTTTGTTAAATCTAAAAGCTTCAGTGCCTTCAGCACCTCATCTTCCGTGATAAGGATAAAATTGAAAGACCGCCCTTGACAATATACATTATTGTCTAAAGAGCAATTGGTATTTAGGTTGGatgtttcaaacaaaaaaaaaaaaacagaggagaCAAAATGCTGGTTGAAACAATCAAGCATTTCAACTTTGTCCATAATTAAATGTGCATCTTTTAAAATGCAGAAGGTACCTAAAAGCTTATTTTGCCAAGAAGGACTCATAAATAGCCTTAAATAAGAAGCGAGTTGTCAAAggaatttgttaaaaaaaacattgttataCGACCAAAATATGGTTCGCTATATAGATACTTGATGAATTTTTGAACAAATTGATAGCTTTACTTGTAAAAAGCAGTATAACTGAACAAGAAGTGTTGATAATCagtgtacagcagtggtccctaACCCCCGGGCCGCTTTGGTACCGGGCcggacagaaagaaaaaataatttccattatttcattttttatgttttattttgaaaagtggccggattctctctgttacatcggtcacacttgacgcatgtccattgtgtgtgagctaactttctctcgccgcacagatagactgctCGCGCACTGCCTCTTACCACACGTCAAAcacgatgtaataatctctctggaaaaacttggtggaacttgaactggtggatggtgggtcggcattcattttgtgcttttaatttgatgttattcatgtcttagttttacacaatacataataaatcagATCAATTAGatagctataatgtacgacccccacccacggtccgcgggagatttgtgggaacacaagccggtccgtgggtcataaaaggttggggaccactggtgtaCAGTATCGTATTGCTATAATGTCCTACTAACGTTTATGAATTGTGCATGCAGTGTGTTGTAACACCAGCAGATGGCGGCAGGATCCCTTAGACAGTTATTGGTGATTGGCTCGATTCAAATTCTTCTCCTCCAATAGTTGACCAGCTCTTGCGCGCTGAGCTCTTTCCATTGACCAATCAGACTTGTCGTGTCTGAATATAAGCGGCAGCAAACCCTGCCTGTCTACAACTTACTATCTTTCTCTTACTGAGTCGTGATGGCAAGAACCAAGCAGACAGCCCGTAAGTCCACTGGCGGCAAAGCGCCCAGGAAGCAGCTGGCTACCAAGGCCGCCCGTAAGAGCGCCCCTGCCACCGGCGGTGTCAAGAAGCCTCACCGTTACAGGCCTGGTACCGTGGCTCTCAGGGAGATCCGTCGCTATCAGAAATCCACCGAACTGCTCATCCGCAAGCTGCCCTTCCAGCGCCTTGTTAGAGAGATCGCTCAGGACTTCAAGACCGACCTGCGCTTCCAGAGCTCGGCCGTTATGGCTCTGCAAGAGTCCAGCGAGGCTTATCTGGTGGGTCTTTTCGAAGACACCAACTTGTGCGCCATTCACGCCAAGAGAGTCACCATCATGCCCAAAGACATCCAGCTGGCCCGTCGTATTCGCGGAGAGAGAGCTTGAACTCCTTACTTTTCTCACAACCACAAAGGCTCTTTTAAGAGCCAACAAACAATTTTTCCTAGAGACAATTCCATTGCCATCTGTATAcattaactttatttttaatttgccGAAAATAAACGTTATAACACAATGAATGCGCGCTTTATTTACGTGCACGTCTGAGCGTCACCATTAGAGGGTGCCGTTTGACCGTCCGCAATTTTCAACATAGAAACTTGCATcagaaggtaaaaaaaatacaaggctTTCATTTGCCATTCAGACTCACTGAATTTTCTGCAGCAATTGACACAAAACCAATATGAAATGTGAAAGTTGCATACAACAGGGTAACCTTTAGTTTTGTTGAAACCCATTGTTTTCATATGTGCTACGCTCCACAAGCAGCAATATCTTCAAAGCCAACAGAACAATACATAAGCAATGTTTATTTTAAGTGAGAAGTTATATACCATGGTATATTGAGGTGTACTTTTTTAGATAACATGTTGATGCGCAATAAATCAACTGAAGTTCCATTCAATCATAGACATAACATTCGTCACATTCCAGTGTCACTATGGTATATTTACAATTTCCGTGTTgaatatgtttatgtgtgtgtgtatatatacggTGTTACACTATGTTTTATCATGAAGTATATAACCGCGCATTTTTACTTCAAAACATCCCACAGACCTCGTAAAAAGACTGCTCTTCGCTGATTGGATAATAGTTTCCCCGCCACAGCTAGCCAATCAACGGGCAGCACTTGTGTATAAGTACACTGCTCCAAGCCGACTCATAGCATTGTATTTGTTGCTTACAGAAACAAAATCTAATTCTAGAAAATGTCTGGACGAGGCAAAACTGGCGGCAAGGCCAGAGCTAAGGCCAAGACCAGGTCTTCCCGTGCTGGGCTGCAGTTCCCAGTTGGTCGTGTCCACAGGCTGCTGCGAAAAGGCAACTACGGCGAGCGTATCGGTGCCGGCGCCCCAGTCTACCTGGCTGCCGTGCTCGAGTACCTGACAGCTGAGATTCTGGAGTTGGCTGGAAACGCAGCCCGCGACAACAAGAAGACTAGAATTATCCCCCGTCATCTGCAGTTGGCCGTCCGTAATGATGAGGAGCTTAACAAACTCCTCGGGGGCGTGACAATTGCTCAGGGTGGTGTCTTGCCTAACATCCAGGCTGTTCTGCTGCCCAAGAAAACCGAGAAGCCCCCCAAGAAGTAAGCTGGATTACTGAGACCACCATCACAAAGGCTCTTTTAAGAGCCACCCACTTCTCTTATAGAGCAAAGACCCTTTTCTGCAGGTTGTTGTATTGGATATATAATGTCTGGACAACAGGCAATGGAAGTCTATAAAggttacagcttttttttaaatttagtgcTATGTATACTGTAATGTTATTCCAATAAATGAGACTAAAGAATGTGCCCCCCTCAAAAAATAAGAGCCACACACTTTAAGGCCTGTTAACATGTCACAGTAATAAACAAATGATATTTTGTAGTTTGTCATGTAAGGACTGtgcatttattaataatgatcAAATTTTCTCAAATCTAAGCACTATAGAAGGAATATTCCACTGGCACCCCATCAAGTCTGGCCCATTAGTGTCTTTGGAGTGACCTGTGAGTCCTGGTCAAAGCTTGTCTTCTCATAGAGAATCTTTTTAAAGGTGTTTTTGCAGTCACTTATTTTATGATTACAGTATTTGGTGAAATAGGAATGTAATGTGAAGGTATGAGAAGGCCTTGCATTATTAATGTGACACTAAAGTTGATGCACCTGTGGTAGAGTTGGATGAGATTAAAATGCATTCAATTACATTAAATACACATGGCTACTAAAAAtcctatactatactatactacataTAACAAGGTAGCAGATGCAAAAGgccacataataaaaaataaacatactaGGACAGCTACAGTATACATGCTATCATACGAGGTTAGCATCTTTACATTACATCACAATGGATCGATTTGTCAAAGTATGTCTTgcaatcatgtaaaaaaatattagattaTCCTTCTCAACTATACATTTATGAATTGAAGCACATTCAAATGTAGAAGATAGAATACTAGAATCCGCAATCGATGACGTCACATACCCGTCTCACATGTCCTCTCTCACGTCCGCAGTCGTGTCATAAAGCAGGGTCAAACGCTGTAAAGACATCATTCTTGCATTGTAGTTGCTTGACTTACAAGCTAGGTTTAAATAATGTCTGGAAGAGGCAAGGGAGGTAAAGGCTTGGGGAAAGGAGGCGCTAAGCGTCACCGCAAAGTTCTCCGTGATAACATCCAGGGTATTACCAAACCCGCCATTCGCCGTCTAGCTCGTCGCGGTGGAGTCAAGCGTATCTCCGGTTTGATCTACGAGGAGACTCGTGGTGTGCTCAAGGTGTTTTTGGAGAATGTTATCCGTGATGCTGTTACATACACTGAGCACGCCAAGAGAAAGACCGTGACCGCAATGGATGTTGTCTACGCTCTGAAGAGGCAAGGGCGCACTCTGTACGGCTTTGGAGGCTAAATTCTTGCTTCATcgaacagcaacaaaaaaaggtcCTTTTTAGGGCCACACACTCATTCTAAGAGATTGCGTTCATATAATAGAATGATGGTTGTATGGCTGACAAACTTTGAAGTTTGTGTACACTAGTGAGATAAATTGCAGCTCTTTCTAGAGAGCCGGTTCCTTTGACTCTGCTtgaatgacccccccccccactaatTCTTATTACTAGCTTCCCATACCATTCAGTCTTTGATCCATtgtttctaaattgtgcacctgatggctttAACTTGTTTTGATGACATAAATTAACCGCACTTTCATCATAGTCGCATCATTAGCACATGCATCGAGACTAGTGACATTCACAGCACTTTCACTGAGGTTTTGACATTATGACAGATGTTCACTTAATTTATCCACTGTGTCTCAAATATCATAGaggatttttaattaaattacatatatggaacaaaaaatgtgaatgcaaataCGTAAATGACGGTATTGGATACAATAGGTCATCAAATCAGTGTCAGTTGAGTCTGTCAACTATGTTTCCTGCAGGGATTTTTTGagtccaccaggtgtcagtattcAGCAACACAGTGTCAACACCGTGTCAATACAGTGTGTCACTGCGTCGAAACGATACGTGATGCCTCGTCTACCCATCACTAATCGAGACCAttaccaccaagtattacagaaaataccccaatcaaaaaccgtggatgaactgtgatgtaagggctaagctatgtgcttgttcgactgcatttgtcatgggcaccactgaggactacaaaaagacaagatatgacctgaggaggtccatacgagaggccaaaagacagtacagacagaagctggagggctactattccacctcagaccctcggcgcatgtgggcggggctccagcacatcacagactatcgacagcggagtagcgtagccacatccagccaaaccacacttccagatgagctgaacgagttctatgcccgctttgaaaCCCAAAcccctgatgagcagagagggtggctggacttggggagcacacaggactcacctctcatggtgacatcagctgatgtgcacagggttctgaacaaaacaaacccatgaaaagcagcaggcccagacaacatctcaggccgtgcacttcgggtttgctcatcagagctagctgatgtgcttgctgacatatttaacctgtcgcttgcacaagcatctgtaccgacctgctttaagtccaccaccatagtgcccgtacccaagaagagcaacgtgacctgcttgaatgactatcaccctatagcactcactcctattgttatgaagtgctttgaaagactagtcatgacccacatcaaaaagaacATCCCGGCAACTgaggaccctctacagtttgcatatcaccagaaccggtccacagatcatgcagtcaacactgccatccacacagccctttctcacctacagggccaggacacatatgtcagaatgctatttatagactatagctctgcttttaatacagtcagcccccacaaactcacaaataagctcctcacacttggcctgtcaccccccctctgtaactgggtgtttaactttctaacaggcagaccccagtcagtcagagtccacaattgcacatccagctcaagaattgtgagcactgggaccccacaggggtgtgtgctgagtccgctcctcttcatgctcatgataacaatctccttctcaatacagataagactaaagagatgatcatcgacccaagaacaagggaaaaggagccgcatagacccctgtttattgatgagactgaggtggagagggtgaaaaccttcaagttccttggcacacacatcagcgaggacctcacctggtctcacaacacccaacaaattatgaagaagtcccaaaggagactgtacttcctgagaagactgaggaaatttggcatgtccaccacaatcctgagttgcttctacagatgcataTGGAAAGTCTCCTTACCGcttccatcactgtttggtacggtaactgtacaacacgtaataggaaggcactccagcgggtgatcaagacctcacagaacattgttgggggagccctcccctcactgcaagacatttatacatctagagtcctacgcagaacacacaacctcatcaaggacagcacacatccacaacactcattattcacactcctaccgtcaggcagacgctacaggagtttgaagtccaggaccacaaggctggcaaacagcttttacccacaggccatcaggcttctcaacgaagcactcacacacgccgtacgcaacacatgcacacactcatagcactttatttatttatttgtattatttatctgtattatttatctgtattaatgtctcttctgttgttgttgcctaatttattggtacatatgtttcttatgttcttattgtttttcttgtgttttctttcttttcttgggagaatgaacagaataagaatttcattgcatagtataactgcctgttttactatgcatatgacaataaaaatcttgaatcttgaatagtcGCCATCCACCACCCAACTAGCAGTCAAAGCTAAACCTACTCATTGGCTCACATatccctcctttttatttcacatttttgtcgtgaaataacatgttgtaATTTTGAGCAGTTACTGTCACTACACCATTTGGTTTGAGCCACATCATGAGGTGGATGGTTGATCACGTTGATTTACTATTGTAAATAGAGCGTTTTTCTTTCAACCTCACCTCACTACGCCCCCTagagaatgccgccctgggcaaTTGTCCATGTGGCTCATACCATAGCTAGAACCACCACTGTTGCCAGTCAGTGTAAAAGTACAGTACACTCAtataaaatgtgtgtatattgcTTTTGTGCGCTACAGATTGCTACAAAAGAATACCTATTAAGTTAgtataatattgtattataaGCTGTACTATACATTGTCTATTGTACCCCAGGAGATCATCATTCGAATGAGATGTGCAGTATAGTAGAATATGCAGTAcaacatagtagacatcataCTACTGGATGAGTAGCATAATAAGAATACTATATGTTGAATCATCCTGAGACAAAGCAATCATTGTGACGATGAGTTTACATTGGTTTTCGTTTATAGGCCAAAAAAGTCTACTGCAGAAAGCGCTTCACGTCGCAACAAAGGGGCCCTCAACAGTCGTTTAAACGTCTCCAAGCGAGACATctg
This Dunckerocampus dactyliophorus isolate RoL2022-P2 chromosome 17, RoL_Ddac_1.1, whole genome shotgun sequence DNA region includes the following protein-coding sequences:
- the LOC129169640 gene encoding histone H2A-like, producing the protein MSGRGKTGGKARAKAKTRSSRAGLQFPVGRVHRLLRKGNYGERIGAGAPVYLAAVLEYLTAEILELAGNAARDNKKTRIIPRHLQLAVRNDEELNKLLGGVTIAQGGVLPNIQAVLLPKKTEKPPKK